One region of Labrus bergylta chromosome 23, fLabBer1.1, whole genome shotgun sequence genomic DNA includes:
- the LOC110005142 gene encoding NXPE family member 3-like isoform X1 — MKLLKTCVILLLLTVLFFVLRNMDLLQLNYEENFGIVLKKVTSAPRTAPHTDNFCTFEPLSLADAKEERMLLDSIAWPETPLLQAPFLFDQTSDPAHSIFTILPGRGGVDRHVGDQLEVMVQIYDFQGNPKKSGGDVLLARLHNRALEAGVAGRVVDHLNGSYSAVFPLLWEGSAHVEVTLVHSSEAVTVLHRLNREHPERVLFKSLFRSGSSSETTSCNVCLRQTNQPQCNYSDLRTGEPWFCYKPKKLSCDDRINHMRDGFNVRLKDKEEKLFQSKVNLKVFIHSSGPANVMVLPPMKGQPEVDQGKGKSGLSGYYYQGVWRSLGGTKVHQFNNSSAISQCLKGKVVHMYGDSTLRQWFEYFDASLPDAKEINQNSPKQTGPYMIWDNAKNILVTYRVHGPPLSFIYIPTSELRYIANEIDGLVGGTNTVVVFSVWAHFSPFPIELYIRRLQSIRRAVIRLLNRAPDTLVVIRTANLRGLTPSESLNYSDWYTLQLDKVLRAVFKGFNVRLVDAWEMTLAHHLPHNIHPGRPIVKNMIDILLSYICTK; from the exons atgaaacttctgaagacctgtgtcatccttctccttctgactgtgttgttctttgtaCTAAGAAACATggacctgctgcag CTAAATTATGAAGAAAACTTTGGCATCGTCCTCAAGAAAGTGACCTCTGCTCCTCGCACTGCTCCTCACACTGACAACTTCTGCACCTTCGAGCCGCTGTCCTTGGCAGATGCTAAGGAGGAACGCATGTTATTAGACTCCATTGCTTGGCCTGAAACTCCTCTTCTGCAagctccttttttatttgaccaGACAAGTGATCCCGCCCACAGCATTTTCACCATTCTCCCAGGGAGGGGTGGAGTAGACCGGCATGTAGGAGACCAGCTGGAAGTTATGGTACAAATATACGACTTCCAAGGTAACCCCAAGAAGTCTGGAGGAGATGTCTTACTTGCTCGGTTGCACAACAGGGCACTTGAAGCAGGTGTGGCTGGACGAGTGGTGGATCACCTTAATGGCTCCTACTCTGCTGTATTCCCTTTACTCTGGGAAGGAAGTGCACATGTTGAG gtGACGCTTGTCCACTCAAGCGAGGCTGTCACAGTTCTGCACAGGCTGAATAGAGAACATCCTGAAAGGGTTCTCTTTAAAAGCCTCTTCCGCTCAGGTTCAAGCTCTGAAACTACCTCCTGTAATGTTTGCCTACGTCAAACCAACCAGCCACAGTGCAACTACTCTGACCTCCGTACAGGCGAGCCTTGGTTCTGCTACAAGCCAAAGAAGCTGAGCTGTGATGACAGGATTAACCACATGAGAGACGGATTCAATGTAAGACTTaaggacaaagaggagaagcTTTTCCAAAG CAAAGTCAACCTGAAAGTCTTCATTCACTCTTCAGGACCGGCCAATGTCATGGTGCTGCCTCCAATGAAAG GGCAACCTGAGGTCGATCAAGGCAAAGGGAAGTCTGGACTCTCTGGGTATTACTACCAGGGTGTGTGGCGATCACTAGGTGGCACCAAAGTCCACCAATTCAACaactcctctgccatcagcCAGTGTCTGAAAGGAAAGGTGGTCCACATGTATGGAGACTCCACCCTAAGGCAGTGGTTTGAGTACTTTGATGCTTCACTTCCAG ATGCTAAGGAGATTAACCAGAATAGTCCGAAGCAAACTGGACCTTACATGATATGGGACAATGCAAAAAACATCTTGGTAACATACCGTGTCCATggtcctcctcttagttttATCTACATCCCAACCAGTGAGCTGCGTTACATTGCAAATGAAATTGACGGGTTGGTAGGTGGCACCAACACAGTTGTAGTTTTTAGCGTCTGGGCCCACTTCAGCCCTTTCCCAATTGAGCTCTACATCAGACGACTTCAGAGCATCCGCAGGGCGGTGATTCGTCTGTTGAACAGGGCTCCAGACACGCTGGTGGTCATCAGGACTGCAAACCTCAGAGGTTTAACACCTTCTGAATCGTTAAACTACAGTGACTGGTACACACTACAGCTGGACAAGGTGCTCAGAGCTGTGTTCAAAGGATTTAATGTTCGACTAGTGGACGCTTGGGAGATGACTCTGGCCCACCACCTGCCTCACAACATTCACCCAGGCCGTCCTATTGTTAAGAATATGATTGACATTCTCTTGTCCTACATATGCACCAAATAG